Below is a genomic region from Sphaeramia orbicularis chromosome 6, fSphaOr1.1, whole genome shotgun sequence.
actcacgtaccgttaATCCAGGCAAAAAAGGTCGAACACAGGAGTGGACGctgaggcagaagcacagacaggggacaggcaaaaactctggCGTCGAGGAAACAATCTGGGTtaaaaacagacaggcaggcagacaaacaggatccgaagaaacgctggtaagtagacacactaggcgaatacgaactggcgacgaacaggggaaaacacaggacttatatacacaaaagggagggaagacaatgagacacaggtggaacaaatcagggcggggacaggtaatcagcaacaggtgaaacaatcagggaagggaagcaaagacaccagacaagacacaaggggagaacttaacaaaataaaacaggaaatgacagacaagacagacaaaacaggcagaagtctGGGGACTGATATGGCACTTATCCTTTAAACTTGAAAGAAGTAATGAGTTGACTGTGAGATCTTCCTAATTTCCCCTAAATCTCCCAAACTGGGTTATTTTAAAGGACTAATATCACCCAACTCTTGACCAAACATGCTGATTCTAACATGAATTTGCCTCCTCTGCAGCTGATTGAACATTTACTAGAAGACTGGCTGTTCTTGCACATGTGTTCTTTATTGCTTCACCATATCCAGCATGCTGATGATTACAGATGACCGGCCTGTACAAAGTTAGGCCAGCTGCCTTTGCTGTATGCTAAAGAGAAGGCCAAAAGTCAGGGGGTGAGCTgactggggtggggtgggggataGAGCAGTCTCCTATTACGGGAACGGCTGCCAGAGCTCAGCCAGCCTTTTTGACTCTTTTTTCCAATCCTTATGCTTCCTGAAAATCAGTATTTAATACTGATGGCTCCTTTTGCACTGTGAATGCACAAATAAAAGTCATGTGATAAATACTGGGAACACATGGTATGGTTTTACTTGATGTGTGCTGTTGGGTGAATAATGGCTTGAAGCTGGTGGCGTTATTGTTGATCCAACTGATCAAAACTCAGCAGCTTCCATAGGTTAAACTAGTTTTAAAGAAAGAGTTGTCCTTAAAATGCCTATTGTTGATACTGTgactttcattttgttttcattcttgtttTCTGATGTTTGACTGTGTAACGAATATATAATTATCCAAGAGTTACCAGCTATTTGTTCGTTGGGCTACATTGCGGTAGTTAAACTACAGTCATAGTAGTACAGGGATTCAAAGtactttttccccctcttttttaCAGTTAACCAGTTTGTGCCATTTCATTCTCTTATGTTCCCTGTGTTACTTGAAAGAAAAACATCCTCTGATGTGCAACTGCACATGCAAAATGGTAGGTTTTTATGAAGACACACATCTTTTGTCTCTGTAACACTTTCTTTTGATTTTGTCATTTTGATATGATGGTTCAATTGTTCAAATTTTCCCTGGCCCTTTGCTTAGGGTGAATATGATTTGTGATATAGTCGTAATGTAATATGTTtataatatataagtaatataaACTAACCAAACAACCAGGAGACTTTTTACCCTTACTCCAAAATGATAATGGTTGTTGCCAGACCTGAACATAACCTTCTAGAGTATCTTTTCTGTTGCCTTTCTGTAGTTTAGCCGCTTGTTGGGAAGGTTGTGTGACATGCTCCACTGGTTGGCAGGCATCCTAATGATGAAGAATAGCTTAAATCCACAAGCTGCTTTTGACATTGACATTATTGATATAATGCTCATTTGAACAAAATCAGAACTCAAGGAAACAATCAGAGACTACTTTTGCTGaccttgttgtgtcttttacattgttttcatcttgtgtcttttatgtcaATTTTGTCTTTGCTCACTGTGGAAAAGGGGAAGAGCATAAACTAGATGGAGTACGGTCTTTCTGTAGTTTAGCTGCTTGTTGGGAAGGTGCCTAGGTAAGACACTGTACATTATTCTCTGATATCTCAAAATGGACTCAAGTAAAGTAGCTTTAAAggctgtgtttaaaaaaaaaaaggcacctaACAAGAGCATAAACATAGTTCAAAGACAGAATAACTGCATTGTAGAAGAATACATCTGCAATGAATCACAAACACTGTAGTTAAAGGCCCCTGCAATACAATTTCTGCTTTTACAGAAAGCCAGTTCTTTCCTTTGCCTGTATGTATTTCGTTACTTGTTGGCAGGATAGTCAAGTATTTAACATGTCCTCCTGAaaaccaggaaagtaaaagttttagctttttaacataaaataattgccatgattggaaacagcatgatgcgaCAGTTTATTCAGgtacatcttttttcttctttttatttatttatttttttttatggaatgttcttttggagcaaacagcatttttttttttttcaagtaaagctgtgaaactcctgtcccctacagaggacaaaaacgcattgctgagtctcaggaaGATACATAAAACTTGCAAACTTCACTTGCAAATGCTGCACTTTAACCATAGATATTAGAATCTTATCATTACATGTCATATGCCTGGCTCCAGGATGTTGAGGACTGATGGCTTAATTAAGGTGATTCTGGCTGCTGATTATGGTTTTTCATTACTACTTAGTGTATGTCTTGTAACATTAGGAGATCATACAGCTCACTTTTAATATCCATCCTTTGCCAAGGTAGCAAAAGTCACTGAGTGATTTGTTGCTGCTTGAAAGAATAGCCAACCTGGTAGTAAATACAGCATACAGGCATTtgccgcccccccaccccacccccacccccttgtTTGGAGAAGAAAATGTATTGCAGCAGAGCTATGTGTCTGTGGAGTCTGCAAATAGTTAACCTGGATTgataaaaactacacaaaaaataaacatgaaatagAGATAGTAGTCATATGTGCTCTGGAATACATTTATGCTCAGCACCCCATGTCTTTATTTAAGCACAACATCAGATAGACCTGCTATCCTGTATCAAAGATAGTATCATGCCCCTTGAGTAAAATAAGACATGACCTCGACATGTTGTCTGCAGCAAAAGTGAGGAGACAAACTGACTGTTAACTTACACAAACACATAAGGAAAGGCATGAAGAATCAtaaactttttaaatgtaaatacagaggaaaaaatcaAAGGTGTTATGAATGCACAGTAAATGTGCAGAAAGTGTGTTCATTCTCCAAATATTGTTAAACCAAAATATGAGCCTGTACAGCAGCCAAATCTTATTTTTACATTAAGAAATATAATTATAGACATACAAATAATGTTGTCATTACATcatttaatcattattattattattattttatttttttttgttttttttttgtcaaattaaatGAATTTATGTAATGAGAACATGGATGAAATGGGACTGTAATGATGATACTGGAAGCCCTCACCAAGTTATGAATGCATTCATATCACTGGAAACATATATAACTttcaaagcaaataaaacaaaaataaaattaacatcacttgtgtatttgtatattatggTTTGGTAGAGACACAAAAAATGTAAGGACTTACAATTcagaataacataataatgaataGAAGATGTTCTTAAATGAAACCaaacgaaaaagaaaaaagtgtaagcGCCAGTATAAGCATGGCTAAATTTCTTAAATGTGCTGTAGTTCTATTGTCTCAGGTGTAGGAAAGGAATCTAAATATAGTCACATaaattttcatgtgattataGATTAATATCATTCACATAAAGATTTGGTTTAGAAAAATAAGAAAAGGGAAAATTATCCAAACTTGATGCCTGATACTTTCCCAGAGCAGCTCAATCTAGAGGCTGTCAGTGACGCTGATGACCTGCGGTTGCACTCTGTTCCTGTTACAGTTAAAGAGCCAGGCTGCCCTCCTGTGGCGGTAGCGCTTGGACAGAAACACATAGAGCACTGGGTTGATGCAGGGGTGTAAGTACTGGAGCATAGTGCAGACAAAGTAGAACATCTCCCAGGCCTGTCCGTGACGATACAGTCCCAGGTACACGCACAGCTCCAGCACATAGCCCGGCAGCCAGCACACTGAGAAGGTGGCCGCCGCCAAGAACACCATGAGAGAGGCACGGCGGGTGTTCCTGGCACTGGACACCGACATTACAGGGCTCTTGTGGAGAAAAACAGCCAGACGGACATAGTTGAAGGCGATGACCAGCATTGGAACAAAGTAGTAAAGTACAAACTGGCTGAGGACCACTTGGTAGTGATGCTCATGAATAGTTGGAAGGCAAAAGGTGAAATTTGCCAGGCTTGGACTCAGGCTCTCTTTGGTGGCAAACATACGGAGTGGCAGACTGATGAAGAAGCTCAGGGCCCAGACGAGGACAAACATGAAGATGACCAGGTCCATTGTGGGTGGCTGGTATGGATTGGTGATGATCATGGCGCGTGTCATTGAAACAGCACACAGTGAGTAGGTGCTGGCGGCCAGGCTGAATGCCAGAAGGAACTGGTAGACCTTACAGGAGACATCACCTAGAGGCCAGGAGTAACTGACAGCAGAGTGTAGGGTGAAAGGGATTAGCAGGAGGGTAAGGAAGTCTGCTAGAGTCATGCTGAGCAGGAGGATGTCGAGGCGGTTTTTACGGAGTGTGTTGTGTTTGGCAAACAGAGAGAAAACCAGTAGGTTGCCGCAGAGTCCAATGCCGAGGATCACTCCACAGGTACAGGCAAAGATTAGCCCATAGGTGTTGGGAAAAGCCATATTATCCCAGTCTTGACATCAGCTggcaaataaatgaaaatcattGCTTTAGACCCACTTGTACTCAAGATTTTGCTCCTAAATGGAACATATAAATCACTTACTTGTCATATGCACCATTTTTCATATTTTGAAACATCTGTCAGGTACAAATGTAATTTCCAAAAGTCCAGCCCAGTTGTGGGACAATTTTCACAAATTTATCACTAACAGAGTGTATATTTCATTACTCTGAAGCAATTGTAAGCTTGGGAACCTAAAGCACATCATAGTTATTTGATATTTAGTTTGCTTCATGAGGCATTCATCATTATTCCTCATATACATATGGATCTTCAACAGTATTTTGAAGCTATGAGTGTTTGTGAATCAAATGTGACATATTTGTACAAGCCCATCGtgctaaaaacagtaaaacaaaggtCAGAAAGGAATACAGAAATGTCCTTTCTGCTTCACATCAATCTTCATTTGACAAGTCAATATTGATAAAATGTTTTATTGATAAGATTTTTAAGAACTTTGTCCTCATGATTACTGGCAAAATGGTTGTGTAGTAGTGATACAACCAATACAAAGATTCTATgactagttacctccgccaggaggtattgtgatcactttgctttgtgtgtttgcgtgcgtgtttgttagtttgttagcaagataactcaaaaagttatggacggattttcatgaaattttcaggaaatgttgatactgacacaaggaagaaatgattaaattttggtggcgatcgggggcgGGGGGTGGTTGTGGGGGGCCACggaggcccactgatctgccttggcagaggtctgagctctccgagtgcttttcttgttattcacTGTTATCAATTATTTTGATGTGATAGATAGCCGATGAAGgaattatacagggtgtataaaaaaaactatacattttgaaaaattacccccagttccgcattcgatttttggaattttcttttatggacatcagtaggtaggggactggtggatacttttcaaatttacagacccaggttttcatgcatgagtgagcggGGCTAATTGCACAATCCAAGCTAAAAttggtttgcgcaaagtagcagtgggatttaaatccaatcaaaggtcatgggaggggacagtgggcatccatcttgttttccaaaaAACTGCCAGGTTACACCATTAACACTTTGGctaccatgtcaatttcatttctttacccgtggcagctgttcctgccatTCAAAgctaattcaacttgtttaggcctgaaaatgtcactgagggcaagccaagttagggttagggttaacccagtGGCATTTTctggcctaaacaagttgaattaactttgaaacagctgccatgggtaaatgAAACtggcatggtggccaaagtgttaatgctgtaacctggcaatttgtggaaaacaagatggatgcccattgtctcctcccatgacctttgattggatttaaatcccactgttACTTCGCActaaccagttttaacttggattgcacaatttacCCCTggtcattcatgcatgaaaacctgcttcagtaaatttggacaaatatccaccaatcccctacctaccaacgtccataaaagaaaattccaaaaaattatcaaatgaggaactgggggtaatttttcaaaatgtatagttttttttggaTACACCCTGTATTTGGTTTTGAATCTGACACTGAATGTAAGGAAGGAGCAGGAGTAGATAAGCcattgcttctttctgtcccctctcaaactgtgtttatgagttgattagtatgtacatttatgttaaatttattgtacttcattacttttttcagtgattaatgaccattgatgggtgcatatgtagacttcttgcttttattgttttcttggttctgttttttttttttgcacttcaaAGTTTggaacaaacaaactaaataaaaaaataaatgaattattgACAAATCATTTATCTTCTTTGGCGCTGTTGAATAATTACTTTATTAATAATAGTCTTCATATCACCTTTCACAATTTTAATAATGTACAAGATTATAGTGTTCCTTTTAGAACTTACAATGTTATTTCTCTGAGAATCTCTTAAATATATTTACTACATTTTCACTTCAACTCAAATATCCTGAATCAAAGTATTGACTTGTAAGCTTTGTAATGTTTAATAGTCAAATACCACCATGAGAGTGTCTAAAACAAGTTGTACTAACAAATAAATTCCTTATTTTAGTTCCAACAAATAGAATCTAACCTAAATAAAATATGATTCacaatgtttttacattcagccAACAAATGCTTCTTAAATAAATCTTTTCTTAGTTCATGTATCAGATTGACTCACCATTGTTGTTCCTCAGAGGAATTTCATGTAAACTTCAGACtaatatattttctttttgtgGAGTCCATTGTGTTAAATAGAGCTGGATGGCTGTTGCGCTGAACTCAATACAAAATGTGATTGCAGCTGAATGTGACGGGAAGAAGAGCAAACATCACTCATGTCAAATTGTTTCTGGTTGACTTGGTTTAAGGAGAAACGGCATCTGACCAGTTGCTCAGAGAGTCAGGCACGTACTCTATATGCCTGTTTTAGAATTTCTGAGAAGATATACAGCttatatttggtgtttttattattttactttgagTAAAAACCTAACATGACATTCTCAACTACTGATGATGTTCTTGTTGGTCTGTTTGCATTTTGTATTGGCCTGTCCTAATGTGGGTTTACtttttaatatgtatttaattatcttaattatattttaaaaaagtagCCTCCTTAAATACCACACACAGTCCAAAGAACAAAAAGATAGAGTTCCTCCCCTTCCCCTGAGATATTAACATTTCTCTTTGTTGTTCGATTGATTTCTTTAGTgtgagctccaggctcctgacgACAGCTTTATCAGGCTTTCCACAGCGTTTATGACTCTGTCAGCTAATGGCATATGATGTACACTGCTGCTTTTAGTACAGGATATAGCTGATGCAGTTGTTATCCCCTGCATTACCAGTGTCCACACCATTCAGTCAGTGCTGTTAAAAATGCCACATTTTCTCAAGTAGGACATTAATAGCTTCACCAAAAAGAGACATGTTTTTCTGTCTTTGGCTGTTCtgctctaaacctaacccttcaCAGAAACTTGTTTTAACATAAATCTTAATAATATCctttaaagacagaaaaaaagcaaaagttaACATTAAAACAGTGCTATTTCACCAGAATGAAAATGAGTAAGTGATGTGTCTTTGTTCGTGGGTGGATTTATGACATACATTATTTTAAGGCACTATCACCCCTAATTGACATTATTTAATATATTAATTAATACTGAAGTAATCTTTAGCTGCAGTGTCATTATTAAAAGTGAACCGCCATTCAATGTGTTACCAAAATACTTTTTGCTTCAGTCAGGGTTTAGTAAGAAATTAATGGGAAaagagtaataaaaaataaaaagtaataaaaaatgttCAGTGTCTAGAAAACAGAGACATCATGAATCAAGTTATTTCTAATGGctacatttttaatgtttaattatgTACATTTTGCCCTCAGTGCAAGTGAAAGAACATTAAATGTATCTGACAGCCCCTGACGCAGGGTCGTTTtataaaaataaactacaatgtaaaataataaaaggtGGTTAGATGAAGCGTCTAATAAGTTACGAGTCCATGAAGGATCTAAGGGGAGCACAGAAATTAGAACAATCAAAAAGAAACATCAAATCAAAACATAACCACAAAAGAACATGTACAGGATACAACTAAAGTGCATTATGGAATTTAGTCAGCAGCACCATgatacattcacaaaataaatacacactttcaaaataaaataaattatggcAGAACTGTTTGAACAGATGTATTCAGTAAACAGTTTGTCTGTGAGTCCAAAAATATCAACGCATCAAGAGCTGAAAAAAGCAAACAGCTCAGCATTTCTATTTTTGTGAAGTTACATTATATTCAGAGAATAAATATTCTACCTAGTTGTGCACACGGCTGGTTAAAGAATAAACCATATGGCATTGTTTTGAATTACTCAGGGATACAGAGTGAATATTCCAAATAAATATGGACTTAAGTAGATGTTTGATGATGGTTCATGAAACTCCAGGAAGATTGAGATTGTCCTAAAGCACAAAAATACAGACCTAGCAGAAATATTATCATACAAGCACAGTTCTGGGGCCATAATATGAAGTGACTGAGTCAGCCAGTGTTCAAGTCTCTTTGAcctcagtccagctgaacctaTGTCAGTGTCAGTGCAGAACCACTCAAAGGCTTTTTGGATGTCTCAGCCGGGGTACTGCATCCTTTGTGGCCACTTTGCTCTGATGGACCGCACCCGTCTTCGTTTCTTGTCATTCTCACGACGCCGGCCGAgcctcactttttttttcctctttgtggcCACCTTTAGTGGTTGGTCCTTATAAGCCAGAGCCTTGTTGGTCTCTTGGGGCAAGTTAGGGCCCTCTCTGTCAAGTCTAAACCTGTCGGGGAGGTTCTTGGTGGCCCCTGGGGGCTTCTGGTGAAGCGCATTCCCACTGAAGGTTTGGCTTGGAGTCCTGCTCTGCAGAGGTGGAGTTCTCTCATCGGCCGTGTGGACCTCCTCCAGCAAGTCCTGCAGCCACAACCGACGCTTAAACTCCTGCAGGGAGCGGCCCTTGTCATGCATCAGCTGGGCATGGCTCACTGACCTTCTCCTAGAACACAAAGTGGAGTGAAGTCAGTTCAACATGTAATCAAGAAATAAAAAGACCATTTAAAATACTTTATTTGGTCAGTGGATAATAGTGTAGCAGTCTGCATCATGCACAAGATCAGCATTTACATCACATTTCCTTGAGTCTGTTAAAAATAAGTGTTATATCTGTTCTGTTAGATTTCTCGTGTATTTCTG
It encodes:
- the LOC115420396 gene encoding galanin receptor type 2, with product MTLADFLTLLLIPFTLHSAVSYSWPLGDVSCKVYQFLLAFSLAASTYSLCAVSMTRAMIITNPYQPPTMDLVIFMFVLVWALSFFISLPLRMFATKESLSPSLANFTFCLPTIHEHHYQVVLSQFVLYYFVPMLVIAFNYVRLAVFLHKSPVMSVSSARNTRRASLMVFLAAATFSVCWLPGYVLELCVYLGLYRHGQAWEMFYFVCTMLQYLHPCINPVLYVFLSKRYRHRRAAWLFNCNRNRVQPQVISVTDSL
- the LOC115421160 gene encoding parathyroid hormone-related protein-like encodes the protein MFGSRMCTVAILHQWSLAVFLLFAPVTLYGRPLDAVSSRTRRSVSHAQLMHDKGRSLQEFKRRLWLQDLLEEVHTADERTPPLQSRTPSQTFSGNALHQKPPGATKNLPDRFRLDREGPNLPQETNKALAYKDQPLKVATKRKKKVRLGRRRENDKKRRRVRSIRAKWPQRMQYPG